A single genomic interval of Aureliella helgolandensis harbors:
- the rpsR gene encoding 30S ribosomal protein S18, which translates to MSTMRRAPSAKSRARKRSRIRSRAKKKDPLFVDGKRPRPMFIDYKDVETLRKLVNRHGRIVGRRKTGCSAVSQHAVTEAIKRARFMALLPYVGE; encoded by the coding sequence ATGTCTACGATGCGTCGAGCGCCTTCTGCGAAAAGCCGCGCACGCAAGCGTTCGCGAATCCGTTCGCGAGCTAAGAAAAAGGATCCGTTGTTCGTCGATGGCAAACGGCCACGTCCCATGTTCATCGATTACAAGGACGTCGAGACGCTGCGCAAGCTGGTCAATCGCCACGGTCGCATTGTTGGACGCCGCAAAACCGGCTGCTCAGCCGTAAGCCAGCACGCTGTCACTGAAGCCATCAAACGTGCACGCTTCATGGCGTTGCTCCCCTACGTTGGTGAATAA
- a CDS encoding tRNA dihydrouridine synthase: protein MATPGPAAFLKPLRIGNLDIGFPVVQAALSGYSDWPMRMLAREHGASYSLCEVMLDQFLITYKGRDKNKHFLHNSPEEQPVAGQLMGSEPEQFALGARRLVEAGFAVIDINFGCPVKKVLGRCRGGYHLSQPDVALEIVRQTRDIVPPEIPVTVKMRRGIDDTQESRDHFYTIFEGAFKAGVVAATVHGRTVVQRYNGPSRWEFLAELKQAYPQHVILGSGDLFTAEDCLRMMAETGVDGVTVARGAIGNPWIFEQALALSRGLPLPPPPTVLQQRVVLERHWALAEQIYGPERTGQPLRKFGIKYSASHPRAQEVRTAFTRIRTHRDWQAALDTWYSEDAPGVYPSAKAHRVQGSGGDSCG, encoded by the coding sequence TTGGCGACTCCCGGCCCCGCCGCATTTCTGAAGCCCTTGAGGATCGGGAACCTCGATATCGGCTTTCCGGTCGTTCAGGCCGCGCTGAGCGGCTACAGCGATTGGCCGATGCGAATGCTGGCACGGGAGCACGGCGCGAGTTATTCGTTGTGTGAAGTGATGCTGGACCAATTCTTGATTACCTACAAGGGGCGGGATAAGAACAAGCACTTTTTGCACAACAGTCCCGAAGAGCAGCCGGTGGCTGGGCAGTTGATGGGGTCGGAGCCAGAGCAGTTTGCTCTGGGAGCGCGGAGGCTGGTCGAGGCGGGCTTTGCCGTGATCGATATTAATTTTGGGTGTCCGGTGAAGAAGGTGCTGGGCCGATGTCGAGGTGGTTACCACCTCAGCCAGCCCGATGTGGCGCTCGAAATTGTGCGTCAAACACGCGATATTGTCCCACCGGAAATTCCAGTGACGGTCAAAATGCGGCGCGGCATTGATGACACGCAAGAGAGCCGCGACCACTTTTACACCATCTTCGAAGGTGCGTTTAAGGCTGGGGTCGTTGCGGCAACCGTGCATGGCCGCACAGTGGTCCAACGCTACAACGGGCCGAGTCGCTGGGAGTTTTTAGCGGAGCTCAAGCAGGCGTATCCTCAACACGTCATTTTGGGGAGTGGAGATCTGTTCACGGCGGAAGATTGTCTGCGGATGATGGCGGAGACGGGCGTCGATGGGGTCACCGTGGCGCGGGGAGCAATCGGCAATCCTTGGATTTTTGAACAGGCGCTAGCGTTGAGTCGTGGGCTGCCGCTCCCCCCTCCGCCAACGGTGTTGCAGCAGCGAGTGGTGCTGGAGCGGCACTGGGCATTGGCGGAGCAGATCTATGGGCCAGAGCGCACGGGCCAGCCCTTGAGGAAGTTTGGCATCAAGTATTCCGCCAGTCATCCACGGGCGCAGGAGGTGCGCACCGCCTTTACCCGCATTCGAACACATCGCGATTGGCAAGCCGCGTTGGACACTTGGTACTCCGAGGATGCTCCAGGAGTTTACCCTTCGGCCAAGGCGCATCGCGTGCAAGGGTCTGGTGGGGACAGCTGTGGCTGA